The following coding sequences are from one Arthrobacter crystallopoietes window:
- a CDS encoding acyl carrier protein: protein MASNEEILAGLAEIVNEETGLAPEAVELDKSFTDDLDIDSISMMTIVVNAEEKFGVRIPDEEVKNLKTVGDAVDFIANAQA from the coding sequence ATGGCTAGCAACGAAGAAATCCTGGCAGGCCTGGCCGAAATCGTTAACGAGGAAACCGGCCTCGCACCCGAAGCTGTCGAGCTGGACAAGTCCTTCACCGACGATCTGGACATTGACTCCATCTCCATGATGACGATCGTCGTCAACGCTGAGGAAAAGTTCGGCGTCCGCATCCCCGATGAAGAGGTCAAGAACCTCAAGACCGTCGGCGACGCCGTGGACTTCATCGCCAACGCCCAGGCGTAA
- the fabF gene encoding beta-ketoacyl-ACP synthase II, whose amino-acid sequence MARKVVITGLGATTPIGGDVPTMWKNALKGVSGARTLEDDWVARYELPVTFACRASNKPDEVLTRVEAKRMDPSTQFAVVASREAWKDSGIEDIDHDRLAVAFATGIGGVWTLLDAWDTLREKGPRRVLPMTVPMLMPNGPSAAVSMDLGARAGAHTPVSACASGTEAIAMGVDLIRAGKADVVMTGGAEAAIHAMPIAAFSAMQALSKRNDDPEHASRPYDLDRDGFVMGEGAGALVLEAEEHALARGARIYAELAGSGVTADAYHITAPDPEGLGATRALKAAMFDARAQAVDVVHVNAHATSTPVGDKPEYTALKAALGNQVDNVSVSATKSQTGHLLGASGAVESVMTALAVYERKAPLTINLDNQDPEIPLDVVTSARDLPSGDIVALNNSFGFGGHNAVVVFRNA is encoded by the coding sequence ATGGCACGCAAAGTAGTCATCACCGGCCTTGGCGCCACCACGCCCATCGGCGGCGACGTCCCGACGATGTGGAAGAACGCTCTCAAGGGCGTGTCAGGCGCCCGCACCCTTGAAGACGATTGGGTAGCCCGCTACGAACTCCCCGTAACCTTTGCCTGCCGGGCCTCGAACAAGCCGGACGAAGTACTGACCCGCGTCGAGGCCAAGCGGATGGATCCCTCCACGCAGTTTGCCGTGGTCGCCTCCCGTGAAGCATGGAAGGACTCGGGCATTGAAGATATCGACCACGACCGTCTGGCCGTGGCTTTCGCTACCGGTATCGGCGGCGTCTGGACTCTTCTGGATGCTTGGGACACCCTTCGGGAAAAGGGGCCCCGCCGGGTCCTGCCGATGACTGTGCCCATGCTGATGCCCAACGGCCCGTCAGCAGCGGTGAGCATGGATCTGGGTGCCCGCGCCGGCGCCCACACTCCCGTTTCCGCTTGCGCCTCAGGCACCGAGGCCATCGCCATGGGCGTTGATCTCATCCGCGCCGGCAAGGCCGACGTCGTCATGACCGGCGGCGCCGAAGCTGCCATCCATGCCATGCCGATCGCCGCCTTCAGCGCCATGCAGGCGCTCTCCAAACGCAACGACGACCCTGAGCACGCCTCACGGCCGTACGATCTGGACCGCGACGGATTCGTCATGGGCGAAGGAGCCGGCGCGCTCGTCCTCGAGGCCGAGGAACACGCCCTGGCCCGCGGCGCCCGTATTTATGCCGAACTTGCCGGCTCCGGAGTCACCGCCGATGCGTACCACATCACCGCCCCGGATCCGGAAGGCCTTGGAGCGACCCGGGCGCTCAAGGCAGCTATGTTTGATGCCCGTGCTCAGGCCGTAGACGTGGTCCATGTCAATGCCCATGCCACCTCCACCCCGGTCGGCGACAAACCCGAGTACACGGCACTCAAGGCTGCCCTGGGCAATCAGGTGGACAATGTCTCGGTCTCGGCAACCAAGTCACAGACCGGACATCTTTTGGGTGCCTCGGGCGCGGTCGAATCTGTCATGACGGCCCTTGCCGTGTACGAACGCAAGGCGCCTTTGACCATCAACCTTGATAACCAGGATCCAGAGATCCCGCTGGACGTCGTGACCTCCGCCCGGGATTTGCCCAGCGGCGACATTGTGGCGCTGAACAACTCGTTCGGTTTCGGCGGACATAACGCCGTCGTCGTGTTCCGGAACGCCTGA
- a CDS encoding DUF3145 domain-containing protein: MSVVMTRGVLFVHSAPTALCPHIEWAVGSVVDKRTDLDWTPQPAAPGMFRAELSWIGPQGTGSMLASALRGWAHLRYEVTEEPSPGVDGGRWSHTPELGIFHAATDVHGNIMVSEDRIRYAYETGAGDPAAVYHELSLALGEAWDEELEPFRHAAEGAPVRWLHQVG; the protein is encoded by the coding sequence ATGTCTGTTGTGATGACGCGTGGTGTGCTGTTTGTGCATTCGGCGCCTACAGCGCTATGCCCCCACATCGAGTGGGCCGTCGGATCCGTCGTGGACAAGCGAACGGATCTCGACTGGACCCCTCAACCTGCTGCGCCCGGAATGTTCCGGGCCGAACTCTCGTGGATTGGTCCACAGGGAACAGGTTCTATGCTGGCGTCCGCCTTGCGCGGCTGGGCCCACCTGCGTTATGAGGTGACAGAAGAACCGAGCCCCGGCGTCGACGGCGGCCGCTGGTCGCATACGCCCGAACTCGGCATATTCCACGCGGCAACAGATGTCCATGGCAACATCATGGTTTCGGAAGACCGCATCCGCTATGCCTACGAGACGGGCGCTGGTGATCCGGCAGCTGTTTACCACGAGCTGTCCTTGGCGCTGGGCGAGGCTTGGGATGAAGAGCTGGAACCCTTCCGGCATGCGGCCGAGGGCGCGCCCGTCCGGTGGCTTCACCAAGTCGGCTGA
- a CDS encoding tyrosine recombinase, with protein sequence MKARETPEAASGRPWPDSFSLAFSRFEKYLTAERAHSDHTTRAYLADLQQLFNFAADNSITDLGGLSLLTLRAWLGSMNADGLARSSIARRAAAARMFTAWALREELIGSDPAVRLQAPKRQRTLPHVLQRRQVEQLFSTLAAEAAEGQPVPLRDRALIELLYATGIRVGELSGLDIDDLDQDRRLVRVLGKGNKERAVPYGVPAATALDDWLRRGRGALATDASGPALFLGRRGKRIDQRQVRDVSARLFAGLGDTAATSPHALRHSTATHLLDGGADLRAVQEILGHESLATTQIYTHVSVDRLRASYKQAHPRA encoded by the coding sequence ATGAAAGCACGTGAGACGCCGGAAGCAGCATCGGGCCGGCCATGGCCGGATAGCTTCAGCTTGGCGTTCAGCAGATTTGAAAAGTACCTGACGGCCGAGCGTGCTCATTCGGATCACACCACACGTGCCTATCTGGCCGACCTCCAACAGCTCTTCAACTTCGCGGCGGACAACTCCATAACGGATTTAGGCGGACTCAGTCTGCTGACTTTACGTGCCTGGCTGGGGAGCATGAATGCGGACGGCCTGGCTCGATCCAGCATTGCCCGCCGTGCCGCGGCTGCCCGAATGTTTACTGCTTGGGCGCTGCGCGAAGAGCTGATCGGAAGCGATCCTGCAGTCCGGTTGCAGGCCCCCAAACGCCAACGGACGCTGCCCCACGTCCTGCAGCGGCGCCAAGTGGAGCAACTCTTCTCGACGCTGGCCGCGGAAGCAGCCGAGGGACAACCTGTTCCGTTGCGGGACCGGGCGCTGATCGAACTTCTCTACGCCACAGGAATTCGTGTTGGGGAGTTATCCGGACTGGACATTGACGACCTTGACCAGGACCGCAGGCTGGTACGTGTGCTGGGTAAGGGCAATAAAGAACGCGCTGTTCCCTATGGTGTTCCTGCGGCTACTGCGTTGGATGATTGGCTTCGCCGTGGCAGGGGAGCACTGGCCACGGATGCCAGCGGTCCGGCGCTGTTTCTGGGCCGCCGGGGAAAACGCATCGACCAGCGGCAGGTGCGGGACGTTTCCGCACGCCTATTTGCCGGACTGGGCGACACCGCCGCCACCAGCCCGCACGCATTGCGCCACAGTACCGCCACCCATCTCCTCGACGGTGGAGCGGACCTCCGCGCCGTCCAGGAGATTCTTGGCCATGAGTCTCTGGCGACTACTCAGATCTATACGCATGTCTCGGTGGATCGTCTACGAGCTAGCTACAAGCAGGCACATCCGCGTGCCTAA
- a CDS encoding DNA-processing protein DprA → MTTTTRAADRRARAALSRLMEPSDWVGLALVAAVGALDGLRIATGEVNPGPELQAELYRLLNREQSRSQQGMLSEALQRWRPRIKDLDPERDLATIERLGGTVLVPGDESWPVELADLELAEPLCLWTRGQHSHGIPPAERTIAVVGSRDSTNYGNSATGDLAAGLTQKGYCVASGGAYGIDAQAHRSALAAAEPGHWPATIAIMACGLDRYYPAGNEELLRTVASRGLLLSELPPGAAPTRWRFLQRNRLIAALAGTTVVVEARWRSGALNTAHHAAGLGRPVGAVPGSIYSANSAGTHRLLRDGSAVCVTDAAEVAELAGPLDAGAAAEQQVPLSDHDGLSVEDLLLLDALPVRQGTTVEKLSAVAGLPMRTVLAGLGRLEIMSLAQQDSSGWRRQQRS, encoded by the coding sequence ATGACGACGACTACACGGGCCGCCGACCGCAGGGCGCGGGCGGCCCTATCACGGCTGATGGAGCCTTCGGACTGGGTGGGTCTGGCCCTTGTCGCGGCCGTTGGTGCCCTGGATGGGCTGCGTATCGCTACAGGCGAGGTGAATCCGGGGCCGGAGCTGCAGGCTGAGCTGTACCGTCTGCTGAACCGGGAGCAGTCACGCAGCCAGCAGGGTATGCTTTCCGAGGCCCTGCAGCGCTGGCGTCCGCGTATTAAGGATCTGGACCCGGAGCGGGACCTGGCCACGATCGAGCGCCTTGGTGGGACCGTTCTGGTGCCAGGCGATGAGTCTTGGCCTGTGGAATTGGCTGATCTGGAGCTTGCAGAACCGCTGTGCCTGTGGACCCGCGGGCAACATTCACACGGAATTCCCCCAGCAGAACGCACCATAGCCGTGGTTGGTTCGAGGGACAGCACGAACTACGGCAACTCTGCTACCGGCGACCTTGCAGCGGGCCTGACGCAGAAGGGCTACTGCGTGGCTTCCGGAGGCGCCTACGGCATCGACGCCCAGGCGCATCGGTCCGCCCTGGCAGCCGCGGAGCCAGGGCACTGGCCAGCCACAATTGCCATCATGGCGTGCGGGCTGGACCGCTACTATCCGGCGGGGAATGAGGAACTGCTTCGAACAGTGGCGAGCCGAGGCCTTCTGCTCTCTGAGCTGCCGCCGGGCGCCGCGCCCACTCGCTGGCGGTTCCTCCAGCGCAACCGTTTGATCGCCGCATTGGCGGGTACCACGGTAGTTGTAGAAGCCCGGTGGCGATCGGGAGCACTGAACACGGCGCACCATGCTGCAGGACTGGGGCGTCCGGTCGGGGCAGTGCCGGGATCCATTTACTCGGCGAACTCGGCCGGCACGCACCGGCTGCTGCGGGACGGCAGCGCAGTCTGCGTAACGGACGCTGCGGAAGTCGCTGAATTGGCGGGACCCCTTGACGCTGGGGCCGCCGCAGAGCAGCAGGTGCCGCTCTCCGATCACGATGGTCTCAGCGTGGAAGACCTGCTCCTGCTGGACGCACTGCCCGTGAGGCAGGGAACCACGGTCGAGAAGCTTTCGGCTGTTGCCGGGTTGCCGATGAGGACAGTGCTGGCGGGGCTCGGCCGGCTGGAAATCATGTCCCTTGCCCAGCAGGATTCGTCCGGTTGGCGGCGGCAACAGCGCAGTTGA
- a CDS encoding YifB family Mg chelatase-like AAA ATPase translates to MGLGRTFSVALVGLSGHMVEVEADIGQTLPAFVLLGLPDASLNEAKDRIKAAAKNAGIPLSRRKITVNLIPASLPKKGSGFDLAILMSALQAAGDVRPSGGTVFLSELGLDGRLRPIRGVLPAVMAAVDDGHPEVVVAAANRAEAELVPGVKVRSYGTLAELLLAYGADPVPLLLPTGGAEETPTRRESPPAGDCREPDMADIAGQHEARTAMEVAAAGGHHVMLVGPPGAGKTMLAERLPGLLPDLPDHHAMEVTAVHSLSNTAAHLTQLLRRPPFENPHHTATTASIIGGGSGVPRPGAASRAHRGVLFLDEAPEYDRAVLDALRQPLESGNLVLHRAAGTAAYPARFQLVLAANPCPCGMASGKGLECSCTPMQRRRYFGKLSKPLIDRIDLQLRLNRLSLADMAGAAVQEASRTVAARVRAARTAQRERLGRWGHELNSEVSAELLKTELRLSHTATVDLDKAMERDVLTGRGYARVLRVAWTMADLAGLAVPDRDCVSTALAFRQQVGAA, encoded by the coding sequence ATGGGACTGGGCAGAACATTCTCCGTGGCACTGGTGGGCCTGTCGGGGCACATGGTCGAGGTGGAAGCAGACATAGGCCAGACCCTGCCGGCATTTGTCCTTCTCGGATTGCCGGACGCGTCCCTGAATGAGGCGAAGGACCGGATTAAGGCGGCGGCGAAGAACGCCGGAATCCCGCTGAGCCGGCGCAAAATCACCGTGAACCTGATCCCGGCCTCATTGCCGAAAAAGGGCTCGGGCTTCGATCTGGCAATCCTAATGTCCGCCCTGCAGGCAGCCGGTGATGTTCGGCCAAGCGGCGGGACCGTGTTCCTTTCCGAGCTGGGACTCGACGGCAGGCTGAGACCCATCCGGGGAGTATTGCCGGCCGTCATGGCAGCAGTTGATGACGGCCACCCAGAGGTGGTCGTGGCGGCGGCTAACCGGGCGGAAGCGGAACTGGTACCGGGCGTCAAGGTCCGGAGTTATGGAACTCTGGCTGAACTGCTCCTTGCCTACGGCGCGGATCCCGTCCCGCTGCTGCTCCCGACGGGCGGGGCTGAGGAAACTCCCACCAGGCGTGAGAGCCCGCCAGCGGGTGATTGCCGCGAACCCGACATGGCAGACATCGCAGGCCAACACGAAGCCAGGACTGCCATGGAGGTTGCGGCCGCAGGCGGGCACCACGTCATGCTCGTCGGGCCTCCCGGGGCCGGCAAGACGATGCTCGCGGAGCGCCTACCCGGTCTGCTGCCGGACCTGCCGGACCACCATGCCATGGAGGTCACGGCGGTCCATTCCCTGAGCAATACAGCCGCGCATTTGACCCAGTTGCTGCGGCGCCCGCCATTCGAGAACCCCCATCACACGGCCACCACTGCTTCCATCATCGGCGGTGGTTCCGGAGTCCCGCGCCCCGGTGCCGCATCCCGGGCACACCGCGGCGTCCTCTTCCTCGACGAGGCGCCCGAATATGACCGCGCCGTATTGGATGCGCTGCGACAGCCGCTGGAGAGCGGGAACCTCGTACTCCACCGGGCAGCGGGGACGGCTGCCTATCCCGCCCGCTTCCAGCTGGTGCTGGCTGCAAATCCCTGTCCCTGCGGGATGGCCAGCGGCAAAGGACTGGAGTGCAGCTGCACGCCCATGCAACGCCGCCGGTACTTCGGCAAGCTGTCCAAACCCCTAATAGACCGCATAGACCTTCAGCTGCGGCTCAACCGGCTGTCACTGGCCGACATGGCCGGTGCCGCGGTGCAGGAAGCGAGCCGTACCGTTGCGGCACGGGTGCGCGCAGCCAGAACGGCACAAAGGGAGCGGCTGGGGCGTTGGGGGCACGAATTGAATTCTGAGGTTTCAGCCGAGCTGCTCAAGACCGAGTTGCGGCTTTCGCACACGGCAACGGTTGACCTCGACAAGGCCATGGAGCGCGATGTGCTGACCGGCCGGGGTTATGCCCGGGTGCTCAGGGTGGCCTGGACCATGGCCGATCTGGCTGGTCTGGCGGTTCCCGATCGGGACTGCGTCAGCACGGCGCTGGCTTTCCGCCAACAGGTAGGTGCGGCATGA
- a CDS encoding YraN family protein produces MRAKDKLGKDGEDLAARYLEQAGQRVVDRNWRSGAGEIDIVALEGATVVVSEVKTRRSPDYGHPLEAITPAKVQRLQILTLQWLRAHGMSGTGYRIDAVAILDDGQTPPVIEHVKAVG; encoded by the coding sequence ATGAGAGCCAAAGACAAACTGGGCAAAGACGGCGAAGACCTAGCCGCCAGATATTTGGAGCAGGCGGGGCAACGGGTCGTGGACCGGAATTGGCGTTCCGGCGCGGGGGAGATCGATATCGTTGCCCTGGAAGGGGCAACCGTTGTCGTTTCCGAGGTCAAAACGCGGCGGAGCCCGGACTACGGGCATCCCCTCGAGGCGATTACGCCAGCCAAGGTGCAGCGACTGCAGATCCTCACTCTGCAATGGTTGCGTGCGCACGGCATGTCGGGCACCGGTTACCGCATCGATGCGGTAGCCATTCTCGATGACGGGCAGACCCCTCCGGTCATCGAGCATGTGAAGGCCGTGGGCTGA
- a CDS encoding DUF2469 domain-containing protein, with amino-acid sequence MSAEDLENYETDMELQLYREYRDVAGLFSYVVETERRFYLANHVDLQARSADGEIYFDLTLQDAWVWDIYRSARFVKKVRVLTFKDVNIEELTKTDDLTLPKDADLGN; translated from the coding sequence ATGAGCGCCGAAGATCTTGAGAACTATGAGACGGACATGGAGCTGCAGCTCTACCGCGAATACCGGGACGTTGCAGGTCTGTTCAGCTATGTTGTGGAGACCGAGCGGCGGTTCTACCTGGCCAACCACGTTGATCTGCAGGCCCGTTCCGCCGATGGCGAGATCTACTTCGACCTGACCCTGCAGGATGCCTGGGTCTGGGACATTTACCGCTCGGCACGTTTCGTCAAGAAGGTCCGCGTGCTGACTTTCAAAGACGTGAACATTGAAGAGTTGACCAAGACCGATGACCTGACGTTGCCCAAGGACGCAGACCTCGGCAACTAG
- a CDS encoding ribonuclease HII yields MTPKDAHLRFERSFKAQGHRLIAGADEVGRGALAGPVSVGMVLIDATTAKALKGVRDSKLLTAPDREALVPVIRTWAAAYGVGHASPAEIDSLGLMAALRLAGTRAWLQVLAVARPDVVILDGNYDWLSAQPQASLFEVTDGAGCDVPVHTKIKADLQCLSVAAASVLAKVERDAMMIKLADEYPAYGWEANKGYATGSHRAAIVDKGPSNQHRQSWRLTPDSPAMAAVELSGAGPL; encoded by the coding sequence ATGACGCCGAAGGACGCACATCTGCGCTTCGAGCGTTCGTTCAAGGCGCAGGGCCACCGGCTGATTGCCGGTGCGGATGAAGTTGGCCGTGGAGCCTTGGCCGGCCCCGTCTCCGTGGGCATGGTCCTGATCGACGCCACCACCGCCAAGGCGCTCAAAGGTGTGCGCGACAGCAAACTGCTGACCGCCCCTGACCGCGAAGCTCTCGTGCCGGTGATCCGGACCTGGGCCGCCGCCTACGGTGTTGGCCATGCTTCCCCTGCCGAGATTGACAGCCTGGGGCTGATGGCCGCGCTGCGCTTGGCCGGAACCCGCGCCTGGCTGCAGGTTCTTGCCGTAGCCCGGCCGGATGTCGTGATCCTGGACGGTAACTATGACTGGCTCTCGGCACAGCCACAGGCATCGCTCTTCGAGGTAACCGACGGCGCCGGCTGCGACGTGCCAGTGCACACAAAGATCAAGGCCGATCTGCAGTGCCTCAGTGTGGCTGCCGCCAGTGTCCTGGCCAAGGTGGAACGCGACGCAATGATGATAAAGCTTGCGGATGAGTATCCAGCGTATGGCTGGGAGGCCAACAAGGGCTACGCTACCGGCAGCCACCGCGCGGCCATTGTGGACAAGGGACCTTCAAACCAGCACAGGCAGAGCTGGCGGCTGACCCCGGACAGCCCGGCCATGGCCGCTGTTGAACTGAGCGGAGCAGGACCGCTCTGA
- the lepB gene encoding signal peptidase I gives MEQAAGKRKNPVLAWLREIAVIVAVALLLSFLIKTFLFRAFYIPSTSMENTLEVNDRIFVNLLVPEPFSLKRGDVVVFQDDLSWLPPAESNDGDSWFQQALTFVGLLPDSSQQHLVKRVIGVSGDRVVCCDADGRITVNGYPLNEPYLHPESDNSRQPFDVVVPEGKIWVMGDNRNHSADSREHRDEESGGFIDIDAVEGRAAVIAWPLGRMSVLGSYPEVFDAVPAPDEANPGQESGSVEETEPAQGASR, from the coding sequence ATGGAGCAGGCGGCAGGCAAACGGAAAAACCCGGTTCTGGCCTGGCTGCGCGAAATCGCGGTCATCGTGGCGGTAGCCCTGTTGTTGTCGTTCCTGATCAAGACCTTCCTGTTTCGGGCCTTCTACATCCCGTCTACTTCCATGGAAAACACCTTGGAGGTCAACGATCGCATCTTCGTCAATCTGCTGGTGCCTGAGCCGTTCAGCCTCAAGCGCGGGGACGTCGTTGTCTTCCAGGACGACCTGAGCTGGTTGCCTCCGGCGGAATCTAACGACGGCGATAGCTGGTTCCAGCAGGCCCTCACCTTTGTTGGGCTGCTGCCGGACAGCTCACAGCAGCATCTGGTCAAGCGCGTGATCGGTGTCAGCGGCGACCGCGTGGTCTGCTGCGATGCCGACGGGCGGATTACCGTGAACGGGTATCCGCTCAATGAGCCGTACCTGCACCCGGAATCCGACAATTCCCGCCAGCCCTTCGACGTCGTTGTTCCCGAGGGTAAAATCTGGGTCATGGGGGATAACCGGAACCACTCGGCCGATTCCCGCGAACACCGCGACGAGGAATCCGGCGGATTCATTGACATTGACGCGGTGGAAGGCAGGGCAGCCGTGATCGCCTGGCCGTTGGGCCGGATGAGTGTGCTGGGCAGCTACCCGGAGGTCTTCGACGCCGTCCCGGCTCCGGATGAAGCGAACCCCGGCCAGGAATCAGGCTCCGTAGAGGAAACCGAGCCGGCACAGGGGGCCAGCCGATGA
- the lepB gene encoding signal peptidase I codes for MLAAAIVLSAVVRATLIDVYYIPSDSMEPLLDTGDRVLVSRTDYAFGPIERGDLVVFDGRGSFAPFDSGNPAYVDALLGLGQWLGLIGSDTVYIKRVIGLPGDTVECCAPDGRLVINGEAVTEEYVYPGDAPSAQEFSVEVPHDRLWLMGDHRSISADSRVLLGAPGGGMVPLERVIGRPMEIVWPLERSGPLERTALGIDPETDKGK; via the coding sequence GTGCTCGCCGCGGCAATCGTGCTCAGCGCAGTGGTGCGCGCTACCCTGATCGACGTTTACTATATCCCCTCGGATTCGATGGAGCCGCTGCTGGACACCGGCGACCGGGTACTCGTCTCCCGAACTGATTATGCCTTCGGACCCATCGAACGGGGCGACCTGGTGGTTTTCGACGGCCGCGGCTCCTTTGCGCCCTTCGACAGCGGAAACCCCGCCTACGTCGACGCGCTGCTCGGGCTGGGGCAATGGCTTGGCCTCATCGGCAGCGATACGGTTTACATCAAGCGGGTTATCGGGCTTCCGGGCGACACCGTGGAATGCTGTGCGCCGGACGGCCGACTAGTGATAAATGGGGAAGCTGTTACTGAAGAGTATGTGTATCCCGGAGACGCCCCCAGTGCACAGGAGTTCTCGGTTGAGGTGCCCCACGATAGGTTGTGGTTGATGGGGGACCACCGGTCTATCTCAGCTGACTCGCGTGTACTGCTGGGTGCACCCGGTGGCGGTATGGTTCCCTTGGAAAGGGTAATCGGCAGGCCGATGGAAATTGTCTGGCCGCTGGAACGGTCCGGCCCGCTGGAGCGGACCGCTCTTGGCATCGATCCCGAAACGGACAAAGGAAAGTGA
- the rplS gene encoding 50S ribosomal protein L19 has translation MHILDSVDAASLRSDVPEFRAGDTVKVHVNIIEGKNARIQVFQGFVMGRQGDGVRETFTVRKVSFGVGVERTFPVHSPIIDKIEVLTKGDVRRAKLYYMRDRHGKAAKIKEKRDFGTAK, from the coding sequence ATGCACATCCTCGATTCAGTAGACGCCGCTTCACTGCGCAGCGACGTTCCCGAGTTCCGCGCCGGTGATACCGTCAAGGTTCACGTCAACATCATCGAAGGCAAGAACGCCCGTATCCAGGTTTTCCAGGGCTTCGTGATGGGCCGCCAGGGCGACGGCGTCCGCGAGACGTTCACCGTCCGCAAGGTTTCCTTCGGCGTCGGCGTGGAGCGTACCTTCCCGGTTCACTCTCCGATCATCGACAAGATCGAAGTTCTGACCAAGGGTGACGTTCGCCGTGCCAAGCTGTACTACATGCGCGACCGCCACGGCAAGGCTGCCAAGATCAAGGAAAAGCGCGACTTCGGCACTGCCAAGTAG
- the trmD gene encoding tRNA (guanosine(37)-N1)-methyltransferase TrmD — protein sequence MRIDVVSIFPEYLAALELSLIGKARQDGLLQLDVHDLRDFTTDKHRTVDDTPYGGGAGMVMKPEPWAQALESVLPADESRRPVLIVPSPAGEVFTQAAAHELAEEEHLVFACGRYEGIDERVLDWAQERFTVRPMSLGDYVLNGGEVAVLAMVEAIGRLVPGVVGNPESLVEESHSDGLLEYPVYTKPSQWRDKEVPEVLLSGNHAKIARFRRDEQLLRTLRRRPDLIARLDPGTLDKADKALLDSQGYTVSASGIAQSPADR from the coding sequence GTGCGCATCGACGTCGTTAGCATTTTTCCCGAATATCTGGCGGCCCTGGAGCTCTCCCTGATCGGCAAGGCACGCCAGGACGGACTGCTGCAGCTGGACGTGCACGACCTGCGGGACTTCACGACGGACAAACACCGCACGGTGGATGACACGCCGTACGGCGGCGGCGCCGGCATGGTGATGAAGCCCGAACCCTGGGCCCAGGCCCTCGAATCCGTGCTGCCTGCGGACGAATCCCGCCGGCCCGTGCTGATCGTGCCGTCTCCGGCCGGAGAAGTTTTCACACAGGCGGCCGCCCATGAGCTCGCGGAGGAAGAACATCTGGTCTTCGCCTGCGGCCGGTACGAAGGTATCGACGAGCGGGTGCTGGACTGGGCCCAGGAGAGATTTACGGTCCGGCCGATGAGTCTGGGGGACTATGTCCTCAACGGCGGGGAAGTGGCCGTTCTCGCGATGGTGGAGGCCATCGGCCGCCTGGTTCCGGGCGTGGTGGGCAACCCCGAGTCCCTGGTCGAGGAATCGCACTCCGACGGCCTGCTCGAGTACCCCGTGTACACCAAGCCTTCGCAGTGGCGGGACAAAGAGGTTCCCGAGGTGCTGCTCAGCGGCAACCACGCCAAGATCGCCCGGTTCCGGCGCGATGAGCAACTGCTGCGCACGCTCCGCCGCCGCCCGGATCTGATTGCCCGGCTGGATCCCGGCACGCTGGACAAAGCGGACAAGGCCTTGCTCGACAGCCAGGGCTACACCGTTTCGGCCAGCGGCATCGCGCAGAGCCCAGCCGACCGCTGA
- the rimM gene encoding ribosome maturation factor RimM (Essential for efficient processing of 16S rRNA) produces MQVQVARIGKPHGIRGEVTVQVMTDAPEERFVPGTAFVVEPARLGPLTVESARWNKDILLLGFAEVVDRNGAEELRGAKLFVDTEDVDDDEDAWYEHELVGLRVLVDGQEVGKVAALNTLPAQDLLVVTAANGDEVLVPFVEQIVPEVDVAAGFIRVTPPAGLFELNSAESQSTPDDGEGER; encoded by the coding sequence ATGCAGGTCCAGGTTGCGCGGATTGGCAAACCCCACGGCATTCGAGGCGAGGTCACCGTCCAGGTGATGACCGATGCGCCGGAGGAGCGCTTTGTTCCGGGCACCGCCTTTGTCGTTGAGCCGGCGCGCCTGGGGCCGTTGACAGTTGAATCGGCCCGTTGGAACAAGGACATCCTGCTGCTGGGCTTTGCGGAAGTGGTTGACCGGAACGGGGCCGAGGAACTCCGCGGCGCCAAGCTGTTCGTCGATACGGAAGATGTCGACGACGACGAAGACGCCTGGTACGAACATGAGCTGGTTGGCCTGCGCGTGCTGGTGGATGGACAGGAAGTCGGCAAGGTCGCCGCCCTGAACACCCTTCCGGCCCAGGACCTGCTGGTCGTCACCGCAGCCAACGGCGACGAAGTCCTGGTTCCCTTCGTGGAGCAGATTGTCCCCGAAGTCGACGTAGCGGCCGGTTTCATCCGGGTCACCCCGCCCGCAGGTCTTTTCGAGCTCAACTCCGCCGAGAGCCAAAGCACCCCCGACGACGGCGAGGGGGAGCGCTAA